In Telopea speciosissima isolate NSW1024214 ecotype Mountain lineage chromosome 10, Tspe_v1, whole genome shotgun sequence, the DNA window TTAAGTTTAGTAAATTGTACCTCAGCATTCAGGAACTCCAGGACAGCCCCTGGTACAGGATCCGGGCAGAACTCATCAGGAGTAAAATTGCATAGGATCCGCTTAATTAAGGGGAGGCTTATGGAGGGGCATacctgaaaaaataaaattggaaaaaaatcctagcattagggttttgatgaaaAGACTGAAAGTGGATCTTGCAAATTGTAATATAAAGAGGCAAAATTGACCTCTTTCCTGATGGATCTGTCCATAAGCAGGTCTTTTGGGAGCATCAGAAGATCACTCAATTCATTAAGTAGGCGGAAGGACTTGGGTTCAGCATTCCCACCTCGTCTGTCTTCGTCTTCACCGTTGACCTGTTCTTCCTTCAGGGACTCAGTACTGTCCATACCAAATATATCTGCCAACCATCTAGACCAATTGCCAACCTGCAAGGAGAGTTTTGTCCTCTAGCATTAGCATCAATAAACTTGAAACAGTTATACAACCAGCAGGTGTGTCATCCAGGGAGTGTAAGGGCAAGCATATATCTTCAGGCGTATGTGATTAATGCATGCTAAACAGAAAAATGATTTTGAAAATATGATGCATACAGAATTTTTGAGTTGTGCACCGGATCCAAAGCTGAGGTCGCCAGCTGGAATAGGCAGCACCTTGGGATCAACAATTGGATCTGATACAGGATCAGTTGGAATCTCATGGGCCGACTCACGCAGAATAGCATTAAACATTGCAACATCCAGCCTGGCCACACATTGTTCAATTACCTGACAACAGAAATGTAAAACCgtattacattccaagacatATGAAGCTATAGTTTAAAGCTTCTCCCTCGTGTAACGAGTTTATTAAGTAGTAGGTTAGAGACTGCTGAAATGATATTCTGCCTTAGTTTTGCAATATCTTTTTCCACCATCATGTCCATCACAAATGAATTGCTCTATCTATTTAGTCAGCAAGAAGATTGGACCCTAAATAAAGTTTAATGGTGATTGGTGAACAGGTATCTAAGATTGCTTACCATTCTTGCCAACACTGGCAAGCAACCGCACTCATGCCTTCCTGATCGGACAGGACACAGTTTTTGTGAGGCATCCTGGAAAGCACTTCTCCAAAGGTTAATAGAAAATCTTCCCTGCTGCTGATCACCTAAAGCTGGTCCCAAGAGTCTTTTAAAGCTTTTGTTGGCATGCACATCCTCAACTGGAGATTGCATGTACGGAGTTAAAGCCTGAAACAGATTATTTATATCAACTCAAGGAAAAAATCCAATCTAACATCAACAACAGTACTAAATATAAGACAATAACTTGTATATAATCCAGGTTTGTAGAGTCTTCAAAATTGTTTGAGTTCATGTTAGAATGATTAGTCAATTGATTGCTTCAATAAGATGTGGACTCTTTCAAGTTATATGCCATATTAACTTATAAACCTTCAAAGAACACTTAAACCACTTCTTACCTGCCACCACACTGACTCAACAATGCGAGAGAAAATCCAGCATTCAACCTTTTCTAGGGCAGCTGTAAACGTGCTTGTTTCCTGCCAGTCATCAACAAGTTGGATGAAATCAAGTTTCTTCACTTGTTTACCTCCAGAGCTCCCCTTCCACTTGAATGACGAAGGTTTGCCTTCACTTCTATAGCTGACACCATTTGACTCGGTGACCCTTGGTCCTGAGTGATGCAGATTGCCAAATGCTTGAGAGATAATCTCTCTAAGGACTATGGTATTTGATAACCAAAAGGTTAATCTTACATAGTAAAGAGGGAAatggggagaaaagaaaaagaaaaaacagaaacacaaaAACATACCCCTGTATTAGTTTATGAGAAAGAACAACTTGCATTAGATTCTATTTGAGAGGTGCAATAGTTTGCTAATTACCTTGGGACATCGTTACCACAAGACTTGGCTATCATTACAAGCCCTGAGACTGTGTTTCTAGCAACACTTGCTTGCTTGACTTGAGTCCAATGCTTACAAGCATGAATATATATTCTTGAAAGACGTCGAGCTGGGGTGTGCACCTTATGGGCTGAGCTCCCATGTTCTGATACAATAGAATAAAGTGAAATCTCAAGAGCAGCAATTTCTCTTAGCTCTTCTTCAAGTTTCTCTATTCGCAGTTCCATTTCTTCAATCCTTTGATttaaaacttctttttcttcatccaaACCATCTCCTTCTGCATCAACAGATTCATCTTCACTTCCAATGCTCAGAGCACCATGTGGTGCCTCATCCAAAATATCTATCTCCTTCACCTCTTCAATAGGCTTATCATCAACTCCTTCAGATGATTCCGATGAAGACCTAGGATGAACTTTCATATTCTTTGGTTTGTCATCATCAACCGTTTTAGAAATCACTTTAGAAGGCCCTGTTTTGGATTTCACGGATTTCTTTTGAGTATGTGAAGcattgattttttgtttattcaATTCATGCCGATCAGTTCTTGCTCTTGATGCATGGGAATGGATTTCAGAAGATTCCTTTTTCACAAGCTTTTTAGGAACCTTAGGAGTCCTTTCTACCTTGTCATCCTGAATTGTCTGCCCATCCCCTTGAGATGATACAGAATCTTTCACCGTCTCACAATCAGATTCTTTATTGACTTGCTTTGGATTCTTTTCCATATCACTGGAATGTTCTTCTAAATCATCCTTGTTCTCTCTGGCAGCCATTTCAGGGGCTTCTGAATCTACTGCTGCCTCCTCAGACCTGTAGACATCATCCACGTAACGTATAACCATGTCTTCATATACCTCAGTAGACTCTGTGCCTGAGTTTGAATCTCTTACTAAGATGATGGAGCTTGGATTAGAGTCCAAAATTTTAGATTCAAATTCTTTTGCATTAAACTTTTTGGAGGTATTCTCTTGAAGTAGTTTATGTTCTCCCTTATCCCCTCTCCCAGTACGTTTTACATGATTTTTGTTTGGCaaagctttcttcttttctgtctCTCTCATACTTTATCTATTTCACCTTTTCCAACTATACAATCAAAAGCACAAGCTattgaggaagagaaaaataataagaagttTCCCTTGGAaaactcttcaatttcttttctaCTTGTTTATCAACTATGCACAAGACACTTATTTCACACTCAATTTTTCTGGATGACTGTATCTACGGTTAATGGAAATGCTGTATGAAAGATGAGCTTCCTCTGACCTTCAGCTTTGTAGTCCGGGTTTCTGCAATTCAAGAGCAAAGCCAGTCAGAAAGAGTTGATTCCAGGCAGAGCAGAAGATGCGCAATTGAAAAAGAGGATATGTTAACTGAGAGTGCACATCAAACAGCAGATGTCTGAACAACAAGAATTACCTTCTAAAAACTGAAATTTCAAATGTGAATCAAGCCAAaaatcagtaaaaaaaaaaacttaacttTACCACATAACGCATAAAACTCTGCAGATTGAGACACTGATCAGACTTACAACTTGGAATTAAGGCATTCCAACACTTCCTACCTACTCATTCATAGATTTCTAGTAATATAGTAATACTGAAATTTATCAACTGTTTCTCAACTCATGGTTTAAGTGAAAGGCCAATAAAAAATTCCTCAAAGTTGTAGCCACATACTTAAGTAAACACTTCCACCATTTGCCATATTTTTTTCACATAGTAAATTATGAGCTTACTTCTGAAATTAACTCAGACAATGTCACAAGTAGGAATACCATTATGCTGTGAAATATAACCTAAATGCTTCGAGAGAGATTACTTTTTATTGCTTTTATTAAGTAAAAATTATTGACAGATAATAATATGAAAACTGAAGTACTGAAGTATGTTAAccatgaaaagaagaaaaacttagGCAAGTATAAATGAACATGAATTAATAACTTCAGTAGTATGTTAAccatgaaaagaagaaaaacttagGCAAGTATAAATGAACAtgaattaatatatatatattaatatatatatatatatatatatatatatataaagagagagagagagagagagagagagagagaaagaaaggatgCATGAGATAGCATTCTCATCAAGCTCTCTTCATCTCTCAGGGATAAGACGGCTAGGCATGGGAGGTTTCGGTGGCATCAGATGCGAAATCCACACTAACAACCAATTCTACAGATGCCATAATTGCATAGGTTAGGTCTGTGAGTTGACACCACAGATAGGGACTGAAATCCATCTTCAAGCAACCCAGTCAAGTAAACACTAACCAACACAGCATCAAGGCTAGTATTGTATAAACCTAAATGGACTGAAGCAAAGAAGGATAATGCAAGTCATGACGGAAACCTCTGGGATATCAGATCCACCAAGGATGTATGGACTATCAACTAAAACACCAACTATCATGAAACAGTACATTTGCTATATAACCCATCCAACAAGGGGAAATTGAACTCCCAcatccacctttttttttttcttctgatagttaggccccaaggagagttgaactcatgacctaaTAATTGAGAGGTGTTGGTCTTTTGCAAACTTAGCTACCCCCTTggagtttttttcatttttctttattttgggaGGGGGTGGGGAGATGAAAGTAGAAGGCCCAGAGGAATTTTCTTAATCAGTCTATGTTTCCCATAGGGGATATCCCAGATTAGAATCAGAAATGATTCAATTAATAAAACCAACGACCCCTGCATGTTTGTCTTAGACAGAGTATACTGTTCATGGACCTTAAATAGACcatggaaattaaaaaaaaaatggttcaaATAATGAAACCAATGAACCTCCATGTTTGTTGTAGACACAGGAAAGCTGGTCATGGCCCTTAAATTAAACAGAGAACATTAAATAATCTTGTAATTCTGGAAATTCTGTCCAGGGGTAAGAAATCAACAGTCAATTGAGTCATTCTAAATCCAGATTGCCCAAATTTTAGGTCTCATTATGACAAGACTAAGCACACATATTTTATGTATCATTATGAGAAGATTAAGAACCAGATATGATTCTCTAACTCATTACCAACTCTGTACAAACTGTAGAAAgtcaaaatagcaaaaaatGAGGACAAGTTTGGATTTTTAGCTAAGGGGCTTGATATGAACATCAAAGGGCAGTAAAGACTACAAACCAACCACTGTTGCTACCAAAATTTTGCAGAGTTGAGCCACAAACTATGGTTGGGAATAGAATCAGGATATGAATAATACATCAAATTTGGGAAGTATCCTGTCTAAATTGGAATTCCCAAAATCCTAAAGAagtcaaagaaataaaatcGCAACCTCACCTGAAGAATTTCATCAGATTTGCTCCCTTCACACCTTTCTAAAGTCTTCTTCCATACGAAAGGAAACAAAACCGGATCTACTAAAAATTCGTCAGTTCCAACTAACAACGACCAAAGCATGAACAGAACTAACTATTAAACTTAAACCAGATATCAGGACTAAAGGAATCTGTAATTGTCATCTGAAGGGAGAAAGCTAAAATTCAGTTTCACCAAACGCAATTTCAGAGAGCTGCAATTACTATTAGACATGATGATCCAACATATGGAAAACGACACCAGGACTTCAAATTCCTCAGAAACGTATGATGGAGCGTTATGGAAAACGATACCCAGGACTTCAAATTTCTCAGAAACGCATGATGGAGCATTGTTCGGATACTAAAACAAGCGActttaatcttcctcctctgGAATCTAACAAACCGGAGCTTTAGCCCATTCAATAATACAAAACATAGCAAGGGCAGTTCAAAGATCACAATGCCACATTAGTAAAACCACATAAGCACAGTGAAACACGAAATTATATAGAAAAGACATGAAAAAGCTTTACAGAGAGTCAGATCAGAATAGTTTCAGTACGAATCAAGAAAGACGAAGACGACAAAAGATTACTGAGCAACGACGTTGATATCATGTAAAAGAAAGGCCAAGTACAGAACTCACCAGAACCACTTTTATAGTTTACTTGGTCTCCGAGGCTTAAGAAAATTCAAATGCAAGCCTCGTTTCATGCAATTTGTATCTGCTGAAGTGAG includes these proteins:
- the LOC122641458 gene encoding uncharacterized protein LOC122641458 isoform X2; protein product: MRETEKKKALPNKNHVKRTGRGDKGEHKLLQENTSKKFNAKEFESKILDSNPSSIILVRDSNSGTESTEVYEDMVIRYVDDVYRSEEAAVDSEAPEMAARENKDDLEEHSSDMEKNPKQVNKESDCETVKDSVSSQGDGQTIQDDKVERTPKVPKKLVKKESSEIHSHASRARTDRHELNKQKINASHTQKKSVKSKTGPSKVISKTVDDDKPKNMKVHPRSSSESSEGVDDKPIEEVKEIDILDEAPHGALSIGSEDESVDAEGDGLDEEKEVLNQRIEEMELRIEKLEEELREIAALEISLYSIVSEHGSSAHKVHTPARRLSRIYIHACKHWTQVKQASVARNTVSGLVMIAKSCGNDVPRLTFWLSNTIVLREIISQAFGNRSEGKPSSFKWKGSSGGKQVKKLDFIQLVDDWQETSTFTAALEKVECWIFSRIVESVWWQALTPYMQSPVEDVHANKSFKRLLGPALGDQQQGRFSINLWRSAFQDASQKLCPVRSGRHECGCLPVLARMVIEQCVARLDVAMFNAILRESAHEIPTDPVSDPIVDPKVLPIPAGDLSFGSGAQLKNSVGNWSRWLADIFGMDSTESLKEEQVNGEDEDRRGGNAEPKSFRLLNELSDLLMLPKDLLMDRSIRKEVCPSISLPLIKRILCNFTPDEFCPDPVPGAVLEFLNAESVVERRLSNGVSVSSFPCTAAPVVYIPPSLVDITEKVGDVGGKLQLERNVSMVQRKGYTSDEELDELDSPQTSIIDKMPPSPTIGNGNGNGNHKQDTSYSGGQVRYELLREVWSV
- the LOC122641458 gene encoding uncharacterized protein LOC122641458 isoform X3, which translates into the protein MRETEKKKALPNKNHVKRTGRGDKGEHKLLQENTSKKFNAKEFESKILDSNPSSIILVRDSNSGTESTEVYEDMVIRYVDDVYRSEEAAVDSEAPEMAARENKDDLEEHSSDMEKNPKQVNKESDCETVKDSVSSQGDGQTIQDDKVERTPKVPKKLVKKESSEIHSHASRARTDRHELNKQKINASHTQKKSVKSKTGPSKVISKTVDDDKPKNMKVHPRSSSESSEGVDDKPIEEVKEIDILDEAPHGALSIGSEDESVDAEGDGLDEEKEVLNQRIEEMELRIEKLEEELREIAALEISLYSIVSEHGSSAHKVHTPARRLSRIYIHACKHWTQVKQASVARNTVSGLVMIAKSCGNDVPRLTFWLSNTIVLREIISQAFGNLHHSGPRVTESNGVSYRSEGKPSSFKWKGSSGGKQVKKLDFIQLVDDWQETSTFTAALEKVECWIFSRIVESVWWQALTPYMQSPVEDVHANKSFKRLLGPALGDQQQGRFSINLWRSAFQDASQKLCPVRSGRHECGCLPVLARMVIEQCVARLDVAMFNAILRESAHEIPTDPVSDPIVDPKVLPIPAGDLSFGSGAQLKNSVGNWSRWLADIFGMDSTESLKEEQVNGEDEDRRGGNAEPKSFRLLNELSDLLMLPKDLLMDRSIRKESVVERRLSNGVSVSSFPCTAAPVVYIPPSLVDITEKVGDVGGKLQLERNVSMVQRKGYTSDEELDELDSPQTSIIDKMPPSPTIGNGNGNGNHKQDTSYSGGQVRYELLREVWSV
- the LOC122641458 gene encoding uncharacterized protein LOC122641458 isoform X1 — translated: MRETEKKKALPNKNHVKRTGRGDKGEHKLLQENTSKKFNAKEFESKILDSNPSSIILVRDSNSGTESTEVYEDMVIRYVDDVYRSEEAAVDSEAPEMAARENKDDLEEHSSDMEKNPKQVNKESDCETVKDSVSSQGDGQTIQDDKVERTPKVPKKLVKKESSEIHSHASRARTDRHELNKQKINASHTQKKSVKSKTGPSKVISKTVDDDKPKNMKVHPRSSSESSEGVDDKPIEEVKEIDILDEAPHGALSIGSEDESVDAEGDGLDEEKEVLNQRIEEMELRIEKLEEELREIAALEISLYSIVSEHGSSAHKVHTPARRLSRIYIHACKHWTQVKQASVARNTVSGLVMIAKSCGNDVPRLTFWLSNTIVLREIISQAFGNLHHSGPRVTESNGVSYRSEGKPSSFKWKGSSGGKQVKKLDFIQLVDDWQETSTFTAALEKVECWIFSRIVESVWWQALTPYMQSPVEDVHANKSFKRLLGPALGDQQQGRFSINLWRSAFQDASQKLCPVRSGRHECGCLPVLARMVIEQCVARLDVAMFNAILRESAHEIPTDPVSDPIVDPKVLPIPAGDLSFGSGAQLKNSVGNWSRWLADIFGMDSTESLKEEQVNGEDEDRRGGNAEPKSFRLLNELSDLLMLPKDLLMDRSIRKEVCPSISLPLIKRILCNFTPDEFCPDPVPGAVLEFLNAESVVERRLSNGVSVSSFPCTAAPVVYIPPSLVDITEKVGDVGGKLQLERNVSMVQRKGYTSDEELDELDSPQTSIIDKMPPSPTIGNGNGNGNHKQDTSYSGGQVRYELLREVWSV
- the LOC122641458 gene encoding uncharacterized protein LOC122641458 isoform X4 codes for the protein MAARENKDDLEEHSSDMEKNPKQVNKESDCETVKDSVSSQGDGQTIQDDKVERTPKVPKKLVKKESSEIHSHASRARTDRHELNKQKINASHTQKKSVKSKTGPSKVISKTVDDDKPKNMKVHPRSSSESSEGVDDKPIEEVKEIDILDEAPHGALSIGSEDESVDAEGDGLDEEKEVLNQRIEEMELRIEKLEEELREIAALEISLYSIVSEHGSSAHKVHTPARRLSRIYIHACKHWTQVKQASVARNTVSGLVMIAKSCGNDVPRLTFWLSNTIVLREIISQAFGNLHHSGPRVTESNGVSYRSEGKPSSFKWKGSSGGKQVKKLDFIQLVDDWQETSTFTAALEKVECWIFSRIVESVWWQALTPYMQSPVEDVHANKSFKRLLGPALGDQQQGRFSINLWRSAFQDASQKLCPVRSGRHECGCLPVLARMVIEQCVARLDVAMFNAILRESAHEIPTDPVSDPIVDPKVLPIPAGDLSFGSGAQLKNSVGNWSRWLADIFGMDSTESLKEEQVNGEDEDRRGGNAEPKSFRLLNELSDLLMLPKDLLMDRSIRKEVCPSISLPLIKRILCNFTPDEFCPDPVPGAVLEFLNAESVVERRLSNGVSVSSFPCTAAPVVYIPPSLVDITEKVGDVGGKLQLERNVSMVQRKGYTSDEELDELDSPQTSIIDKMPPSPTIGNGNGNGNHKQDTSYSGGQVRYELLREVWSV
- the LOC122641458 gene encoding uncharacterized protein LOC122641458 isoform X5 is translated as MRETEKKKALPNKNHVKRTGRGDKGEHKLLQENTSKKFNAKEFESKILDSNPSSIILVRDSNSGTESTEVYEDMVIRYVDDVYRSEEAAVDSEAPEMAARENKDDLEEHSSDMEKNPKQVNKESDCETVKDSVSSQGDGQTIQDDKVERTPKVPKKLVKKESSEIHSHASRARTDRHELNKQKINASHTQKKSVKSKTGPSKVISKTVDDDKPKNMKVHPRSSSESSEGVDDKPIEEVKEIDILDEAPHGALSIGSEDESVDAEGDGLDEEKEVLNQRIEEMELRIEKLEEELREIAALEISLYSIVSEHGSSAHKVHTPARRLSRIYIHACKHWTQVKQASVARNTVSGLVMIAKSCGNDVPRLTFWLSNTIVLREIISQAFGNLHHSGPRVTESNGVSYRSEGKPSSFKWKGSSGGKQVKKLDFIQLVDDWQETSTFTAALEKVECWIFSRIVESVWWQALTPYMQSPVEDVHANKSFKRLLGPALGDQQQGRFSINLWRSAFQDASQKLCPVRSGRHECGCLPVLARMVIEQCVARLDVAMFNAILRESAHEIPTDPVSDPIVDPKVLPIPAGWQLV